TCTGAAGGATTCCAGGGTAGATATACATGAGGCCTGAAAACAGGCTTTCTAAAATTCCCTAGGGCATTCCGATGAGCACCCAAGCTAAGGAAAACCACTGAAAACCCAGAGATCCCGTGGAATCACAGTGAGTAGCTCTATTTAAAAGTTATAGATGGTGCCAGCAAAAGAAATTTTCTGAATACTTCAAAATAGGAAAACCACAAAGAGCATTTTGTTTCATCTAGTCTAAAAATGGAGGCATTTAGTTACCAATCATAAAAAAAGGTAGTCCATATTGCATTATGATACAGCAGTTTCCACCAAAACCCAAGCTTTAATTAGGGGGTATGTGCAGGAGGGAGATGCTGCCATCTGTGGGCCAATGGCTGCCCAGGATGTCCTTTCATGGAGCCACATTGGTCTACACAAAGTGGCGCAGCTGCCCATTTGGTGGGTACAATAGCGTCACTTCTTTTCCCAGGCCACAAAGAAAGCCTTTTAAAGTAAATTTCCTAAGTGCAGTGGCAAAATACTAAATTCAGGTCTGTCTCAAAAAcagcatgcttttatttttaggcaATTGCTTTGATAAGGTGGTACTTTTGTTTGGCAGTAGAATGGCACCAAGCCCATActaatttgtaaaagaaaaaataaacagtatgtTTCTAGGtatcacaaggaaaaaattttgagaaatttaaaGTTGTGTCTTTTAAGATGGTTAGCTCCAAGTGTTTCTAACAGCTGATCCATTTAAAGTGgttttgagggggtggggggaattaATGAGTCCTCCCAGATCGCTCTATTATGtactattacattttttttcctatgcccTGAAATTCATGCTATTTCGTGATCAGGTGTCTGAGTCATTTGCAGTAGTTTAAACTGTAAactctaaataaaacaaaaattgcaaAGTCTGACTCCTACCAATTAATGGGAAGAGAAGGGCTGATAAGGGGAAGATGCTTGGAGCCCAAAGGAACTTGTCCTCCTTACCATCCAGAAGACTCAGTACTATAAGGATTGCTTTTAGGAAATCCCTTAATTGTTTATCTAGTTTATAAGCTCCTTGATGGGCAGTTTTTAGAAAAACATTGTATTGTTAGCTAAACAGCAGTAAGCTGGAAGCTTAGAAGTAAATAAtgcaggggggtgggcaggcagggagTACTAGTTTCAGAGAACAAGAGGTACATTACCCTAATCCTCCCAGCTCATGCACTATATACAAACATACTCACTTGTTCTTCAGGATAAATGATTGCTGGCCTCTCTGCTTTTAGGAAATGTCAGTCTTTCTTTCAATTATATAAGGTAATTTCTATAATCTTATACTAATTAGCTATTATATTTGCTGAACACTTATTTTATAAAGGCAGTCTACTGTGGTCAGACAATTAAAGGTATTTTATTCCATATCCTGAATTATTTCCATTACTCCAGAGTTGCTGTATCTATATGCCATAGTGCTAAATGTATGCATAAGTAGGGTGCAACTGTATCAGATTCTAAACTTGGAATAACACACATTAATATTCAAAATGCACATATATTTTAACAGTTAAGGATGTTGGGAATTTGATGGGTGactgggctggctcagttggttaagcatctgccttcgttcAGCTCATgagcccagggttctgggatcaaatcctgcatcaggctccctgctcagtggggaccctgcttctccctctccctttacctgcTGTTCTGCTTCCTCgtgctgtcaaataaattctttaaaagaaaaaataggatgtTGGAGGcttgataaaatatttaggaaaggtatttttcttgatttttcagatTAGAATTTCACTTGagtataaaaacaaatcaattaTGTAGACCActgatgtttctcttttttaaacaagactttaaaaaaatatatgttaatggggtgtctggatggctcagtcagttaagtatcctagtcttggttttggctcagatcatgatctcagggttgtgagattgagcccccacgATTCgctctgtgctgggcctggagactgctttagattctctctctctctcttcctctgcccctccccacatgcccccacccccactctcgtGCACATGCACCCACACTCATTCTCTGTCcctcaaaaaaccaaaaattttaaaatatatatatctataaatacatatatattaaacttttcaaataaaaatttttctatgaTATAATGCCTTCCAGACTCATACTGAACATACTAAATTTAAAATTGATCATGTAATCATCTTTATAAATATGACATATATTGATATGCCTCCATAGGCCAGTGCAGTTCACATAACTAACTGCACCAATACAATAGCTCCAAATGACTATAGTTTTATGgtctttatacttttttaaaagtaatttagtaCTTTGCTGGCATCCTTCTTTTTTGTCGCTGTCACTTCGTGGGGCTATTGTAGACTTGCCTTTGCAGCTGCCTTCTAATTGTAACTTGAGAAATCAGATTACCAAATTTGTTAAGATTATATCTAGAGTAAAAGTAATTTCATGTCACTCATTTTTGggctaatattttttatattttggacaCTTCAAATTTTATTCACAAAGGAAATTCTAGATAACATGTTAATTGCATGGCATATTACAAATTACTgatgaaattaaaagtaaaatatttagaagagtaAGGAAATGGGTGGTCATCAGACTAAGAGCCTAGAGGAAGCTTCCAAATTCTATATTTAGTTGTGTGAGCAGTTTCTGAAGTACTCACTTTATCTATGCCACGTGGGTGAAAGTATGCACACTTTTTCAGTTTATGAATTGATACATACAGGATTTCAATAACATAAATGGGAGTTTCAGTATTAGTAAAATGTTTACAAACACAGATGTTACAGCCTCAGTTTGGTAACTCCATACTGGAATGAATGCAGCAATGGATCATATGCTCACGTGGACTGCCATGTAGCAGTCCCAGTGCTTGACGAAAGTAAGtggattttaagatgttttcggaaaattttattttttttaaattttaaatgatactaAAGCAAAAAGAACTTAGGGACAAATTTTGATGCAGAGATTATCTGATTAAATCTTTATATGGCAGCTGGAGAGGATGAGCAGTACTTCGGCAGCCTGGCTCCTGTCAGTTTGTAGGCATTTTTATCAGAAACACACACATGAGTCAGGAGGGAATATGGGAAATATCTGACACCTTAAGTGCCATGCTACAGTATTTCAGTAATAAAATTCtcattacaaataaatattcCTATTATTTAAATATAGCTGTATCTTAAGTGCAATATACAATTAAGACAATACCTCTAGTATTTTGAAGCCTTGTCATATAGCACAGAATAAGTAATGCCCTGAAAGAGTAAGCCTCAAGCTATACTTGGTGGTATTTTTTAGCATGCATTTGTCACCTCCTCTATGCCAGGTACAAGCACTTGACGTAATGATGAAAGTGGTGAGAAGGAGATCAGTTGCCTCGAGCTACCATTCAGACCCTCTGACTAGTTCCTCTGGTGGCTGCTGTGTTTGTGAGGTTTCCTGGGGCTGGCACAAGGTGCAACTTGTGGCTTTTTAATGGACACCTGTTGTGGACTATGCCCCCAAAGTTCATGCCCCCAAAGTAATGCTATTCAGAAGTGGGGTCTTAGCAAGGTAATTGGGGTTAGGtgaggtcatgaaggtggggCCCTTATAATGAGACTATCCcattataagaagagacaccagggctcctggttggctcagttggttaagcatctgccttcagcttaggtcatgatcccagggtcgtgagatcagccccacattgagctccctgctcagcgtggagtctgcttctccctctccctctccccctccctcctgctcatgctctttctccctctctcaaataaataaaatcttttaaaaattaaaaaaaaataagaaaagacaccAAAAAGCTCGTTTGCGTTTTCTCTGAATGTTCACAAAGAAGAGGTCATGTGAGTCCACAGCAAGATGGTACCTAGCAAAATTTcagttgtttaagccatccagtctgtggtattttcttaTGGCAGCCAAAACTAAGACACCACCTTACCTGGAGGTAAAGCAAACTAGCCTAGATTTGAATTGCAAGTTAAGTTGGCCACCATGCTCTGGACAGTTGGACTAACTGAATCAAACTGCCAGTTATCAAATGTAGAAAGAAGTAGACAAGGAATTTCCCTCCCTAGGCTTTATTtataagtagaaaagaaaaccatctaAGAGGTTTATTCCCCTCAGTTAAATAGTGAATCAATAAAGAGTCATGAATCCATCCATACACTGACCTCATCTGATGAGAACATGATTTCATGATCAATTAGACCATATCTGCTAAGTATCTTTGAGCCTTATGAGTAGggcattaaagaaaaaacaattctagccggaaaaaaatcaatttattaaaaatatttttccattaattaATTGGAGATGTTTACTAAgcattaaaactattttttaagccTTAGCAGGTAATCTTAAAATCAGTAGcgaaaatatatttgttatagtGATACCATGTAAAAGAATAATGATGCTATTTCTAGGCTATTTGCAGCTAGAGATCCACATTTTTGTAATGCTCCGTACTTCATTCAATTGCCTTACCCCAGTATTCTTAATTAAGGATCACAGTTCATTTTTGATAAGAATAAACATCCAATTTGCTAGCATAAGGCCAAAGAAGTATGAGTAATTGAAATGTGGAGATTGGGATAAAATACAAGATGAACATATAATTTCTGCAGAATGTAACAAATTGAACTAATAATTTAAACTAAAACAGTTAAGTTATATTcctgaattaattttaataaccaacaaatatttaagtagTGAAGTTTTTATTACTAGACAACTGCTTGAATGGAATGTGATGGAGGAGATTAAAATCTAAATCTTGAGGTAAGCTAAATGATCTTTATGGTCTCTTCTAATCCTGAGATTCTATCTAGGAAAAGAAGAATTTCGAAGAATTCTTTGATCTACAAATAAAAAGGCCAATGATTTGTCTGGAACTCTGATCTTAgtcaaatatgcatttaaatattttttcaaaaagaatatttggtttttgttttgttttgttttttatgacaggcacacagtgagagagagagaggtagagacacaggcagagggagaagcaggctccatgcaccgggagccttacgtaggattcgatcccgggtctccaggatcgcgccctgggccaaaggcaggcgctaagaaCATTTGGGATTTAAATAAGCACAtcgaaaaagcaaaaaaatgttGTCTCTTCTGCCCACACACCaatttgaacaagaaaaaaacaagatgaaatacattatttgggtaaaataaaaaccatataattctaaatttcagctgttttgtaaatatttataaggaGTTACTTGAATTCAAATCACTGTTAAGTTTCTTCAGACAAAAAGTCACTATAGTTCTTTGCACACAGTAGACatcatgtgtgtgcatgagtgtatCTCCTTCAGCTAAGTGAAGTCAATTTCTATTTCAAATCTGGTAAGTATAACAGGAAAAGTATGTGAAGTAAAACTTTCTGAATAATGTAAGTATACTTTAGTGGCCCTAAGTTATAAATGGTTCATGATTCACTTGGAAAAGAgaatggcaaaataaaataaacctttgcaaaaaaaataggctaaattttatatttttcaaagtacaaTGATTTTAAGGAAATCATATGGATTTAGAATTTAAGCTTAGGCTACAAACTATCAACACCAAGAATATCATAAGTTATTCTGAACTTACACAAATCCCAGGAATTATTTTCTAAGAATCTAAGATGAAGATTTTGTGTGTTTCCAAGCTTATAAGTGTGCAAAATTCACATTgaaatttgtgtttctttctgttGGAATGATCATAGAGATGTTCCCCAAAATGATTTGATCAAAATCTTTTGAGTCAATAGCCCTATCCCACTAGCACCAAGGATAAAATACTGCTTAGTGAAATGCATTTggagttaaataaaatcattttttagtaAATGACACAGTTAATTTAATATTCACTAAGATCCtgattataaaacatatttacagATACAGTAAaagttatgatttatttttaattttttattgaatggtttttttaaacagaattgcAGTAAAGAATGTATACTTGTATTGAATTCCAGCTATTTTGGACAAGATTCATAAAACCACCTTTTATCACAATCTTATCAAATATTCTTTTGCATACTAAACAAGGGTATACTcccctttctcttaaaaaaataacatgtaaaataaatttgaactCTGGCAGAATCAGTGACTCAGGTGAATCACAAGAGAAAAGAATGTGTGCTGTAGGAACTGCCAAAAACAGCAGACCAGAAATTAGGCCGCAATTCCTGAATTTTATGGTGCTCTCACTTGTAAATCACTAAAACCCTTTAAACATAATAGCCTGAGCGAAACTCCTTTTACAACCATTCAGCAAATACCTGTTCGTTCATTCAAGAAATACGTAACTACTCTGTGTTTTGCCTGAAAGCAGACCCGGGATTCTGATTCTGTCGCTGGGGCTGCCATGATGGCCAGCGCGACAGCACAGCCTTGgtctgaaataataataatgaaaataatcagacccttcttttaaatgtatatgtgtcaattatattcatttttagagatttatctAAAAACACTAGTCAGAGAAATCACCCAAATAATATGTGTATGGCCCTATTAAGAAAGCTGAAATCTGTCAAGGGGAAAGGCTCTTTCTTGAGAAAGACTAAAATTCCTGCTCCTCAAACTCTAACACCTCACACACAGGAGACTAGTATTAAATGATGAGGCTTTCAAAATCATTTATAACTTGTGAACTGTCTTCCCTCTGCATTCATGAAAAATCCATGTTTTGAACTTCAGTTAAATAATAACTTGAGATCCTAAAATACCTCAGCTTCCCTACTTTTAAACTAGATTCATTTCATAGAACAAAGtatttctcccatttttaaataatacacacTTCAGTcgatattttttaaagcagtaaaatAGTTGATAGTTTTGTTTATAAAGCTTGCTGTAccttataattcttaaaaaaaaaaaaaaaaaaaaaaaactaaaccaaagtTTCTCAGACCCAACAGAATATACTATATAAACACAGAGGGCATGAGCCGAATGGGTCCATCTCCAGGCGGTACAAACTGTTGTAAATTACTGTCTCTATCCTTCCTCTAATCATGTTACTGTCTACATCTGTATATGTGGTTTCACATTTAATATGCACCAGCACCCTATTAGATTCTTAGAGTAGGACCCTGAGAATAAGTCCTTTAAGAAATCACATAATTATAGTACCAGTTTGAAGTTTTAAACAAGTTTTAAACAAGTTTTAAAGTGTCTAATTTGAAGAAGGCAGATAGAAACAAAAGACTTCCCACAAATACTTATCACCATGTAAAGAAGAATATATCCTTGACATTGAGGTGCCCATCTAGTTTCAGCATTTGTACCTAaggattttttaaacatatgaaaagctcctaattttgaaaagataaatttataaaaatgttgaatGCTATTATTGATAGGGTTCAAGTCCAGGCATAGCCTATGAAGTGATCTTGCTACAATAATTGTAACTAGTGTGCTCTGCGATTTAGAAAATCCATGGACTCTGTACAGATTTCTGTTAGCCGTAAGTACAGTTGGCATTATCTCCATGAATCCAGAGGCAAATCTGGGCGTACTTGAGGGGAGTGATGCGCACAGCCACATTGTAGTCCTTCTGAACACCGTGGACATCCACCCATTGATGGCCTGAATAGACTGCAATGATTTTGCGCTTCCAGTTCTTTTTATCTGGCTCTTTCAGACGTAGATAGACCCCAGAACCAGTGGAGCCCGATTCAGCATCACAATATTGATAGAGCAGATCACTGGATTCATCGGACACACTACAAAACCGGTAGACTAACTGGTCAGCCCTATCATGATCAAATCCTGAGAAGTGGATCATTCCCCCAGGCAGCTTCTTGATGGTTGGACTGATTCCTAgttccatgtatttctttttgtgaGCGCGCTTCAACTCCAGAAGAGCATAGTCATAGTCCAAGGCAgcatcccccttccctcctctagCCCAGCCTTTGGGGATGTGGGTATTCTTAACCCGGGTCCACTGGAAGGAGGGCCTCCCCTCAGCGACTCTCTGACCCCGACcagattcctttcttcttcttccacccTTGGCTCTCTCCAGATTGTCTTTGGCACCCTCTCGCTGGTCACCACCATTcacttctctcctgctcctcttaGAACCCCTACGTTTCTTGCCACCACCCTTATTTCTCATCTTCAACAGCCCTACCCTTAGCTTTTTACTCCCTTTGATATAGTCCTTTCCATCATGCACACAGTGGGCAGCTGTTAGAACGTGGCTGGGGGAAATGAGAATGCCACTGCAGCCCGTGGACAGCTTCACAGCTGTATTGAAAGGGAAATTGGTTAAGAACTTTTTGTCCAAGATGCTGAACCTGCTGTCTGTGCCATAGACCTGTCTCTTTCTCCTAACAGATACTCCTTTCATGCTGATATTTTGAGTTGGCTCAAGGACCACATCTTGAATTTTCACTCTGGTCAAGGTTCGGGTGCCATTCTCAAAGACGGTCTCATAGGAAAGAGAATCTTCCAGATCAGAaaggctgggagctgggagttCTTTCTGGCATTCAATGCCACACACTCTGTTGAGCACCATCTTAGCATCTGCCTCAAAGGTGGGGCTGGTGAGATGGAAAGTCCTGTCACTGACAACCCTGGGTATTTTTCTCAAGTGCCACATAAAATCCTGTTCCATTTCAGATCCATCAATGAGGGTCCACCCGAGGGTGAAAAACATCCAACAAAATagcatattttccattttgttctcctttttctcctttgtccttaaaaatataaaaacaaagagaggCTTTATAATGTTCCCCTTTTAAGTATATTACTTATCCCTTTCATTTAGAAATGTACCATCACCACAAATAGGAGTCCTTATTTGCACTGTACTTAGATTTTACTGAGATTAGATAAAACACCTTGCTCAGTAGGCTCACAGACTTCCAAAATTAGTAAATTGTATTTCACCCAACCTTCCTTCCACCCCTAccccaccttcccccacccccacctgccataTCTGCCTCTACTTCCCCAGACAGCCCAACACATGGGAGGGTAAGATGGAGTGGAGAACTGGGGTTCTCTATTGCCTGAGGATTCCTTCCTACGTCTCCTACAACCTTATTTCCAGGTGATTTAGAAAAAAGCCACAGATGTCCCGTACTTTCCCCTACACTTAGCTTTTTAAGAGCAGGGATCATAAATTCCTCATTCCTAGAGTATATATAAATGCCTAGTACAGAGCTCAGAAAATGTTCATTATAATACAGTGAATTTCCTTAAACCATGGTTTGCAGACCTGGCTGACCGATGGTGCAATGTACCATGCACTTTTCTTAAAACCAAGTTGTGCCTGGAACTACCACCTAAGCAAAGCAACATACAAAAATGCCTCACAGTAGAACTTTACCATGTATTAAAATTAGCTGTAAGAATTTAAGATCGTGGTTCTGAATTTGCCACTTGGGGAAATATGATCATGATTAAATATAGTCCCCTTTCATATTAGTCTCATCATCTAAGAGCAGtgcttttgttaaatattttttaagttgccaatgtttaataaattatataataccTCTTCTATTTACATCTTCTTGccttttttcctgcttctctagGCTCACTAGTATGTAAATCTGTTTCGTAGAATCGATgtttatcagtttttgctttgtgtaGGTAGGGAACAGTGGTAATATTCTTTGGAGCAGCAATTTTGAACTTCCAGGTCGCTACTGTTTGTGAGCTATGCTCCAAGTCATTTTTGACCAATAGCTAAAATATCAAGGCTTATCATATGCTATTCATTTTATAGAAAGCTgggacgggatccctgggtggcgcagcggtttggcgcctgcctttggcccagggcgcgattctggagacccaggatcgaatcccacatcgggctcccggtgcatggagcctgcttctccctctgcctatgtctctgcctctctctctctctctctctctctctgtgactatcataaataaataaaaattaaaaaaaaaattaaaaaaaaaaaaaagaaagctgggacaATTCAAGGTCAGATTATTCCTACAGTACCATTACTCTTAATGTTTTCTGATAAGGTTGCTttttgtttggggattttttgggggggttttggCATGGAAAAAAAGCTAATGAGAAATCTTAGGAATGGCCCACAACCCATGGCACACCTGCAAGATCCTATGCACTGTCATGAAAAGCAAAAGTTATCTCTGAGGCAGAGTTGAATATGGGCATCTTTTGACATAAGAGAGTTCATCTGGCCATATACAAGTAGAGAAGTTTGTTAACACACTGATAGCATTCttttggtaaaacaaaaacatatactaCATGAACCACTTTACTGTTTAAACATGATGTATTCACTGAAACATGACATAATTAATTTGTATCATCATATATTTGGACATATTGAgcaaatttagaataattttttttagattttatttatttattaatgagagatacagagagagagaggcagagacaaaggcagagagagaagtaggctccatgcagggagcccgacgtgggactcgatcctgggtctccaggatcaggccccgggctgaaggcggtgctaaaccattgagccatctgggctgccctagaataaTCTTTACCATGATTTGGCATCAGCAAAATTACATAGAAGTTTtgcaatttccatttttttttatctactcaTACTTGAAGGCGGAGCAATGGTGATTCTGATTAATATTAGACTGTCTTATTTGCTAAATagcttgtaattttattttggagaCAGGGCACTCTTCTGTACAGAGTGATGGATATCatcaaaaaatcaataaagaacctaattcagaaaaaaatccacactCATATCACAATATTTTCTAATCATCACCATGACAAATGTCACTTTATACAAAGCAAGAATTATATTGGTAATGATTTTGTTGAGCTAGTTAGTATTTTGTCATCTCCTATGCAATTTTCACAATGAActattttgtcagttttatttaacTGAATTATAGTGAAAAAGACTAAAAACTCAGTAACTATTGAGGCCTTTAAATCATGTTTAAGTGGGTAGTTCTCAAGATGAAAAATTATGTCTTTGcctaaaataaagctaaaatcaTAGTTATTTGCTGCCCCTTAGCCTAACAACAAAgcaaaatggattatttttttaatgtgtgtgtatttgataTATCTACTTGATTCTTAGCAAAATTTCAATCAAGAAAAACTTTTAGTGTAGGcaacaaaatctataaaaatcaattttattaatttagttcTTTATGACAACAGCTATCCATTGTGAACTTAATATAAGAATACactacagggcacctgggtggcttaatcagctaagcatctgcctttgggtgaggccatgatcttagggtcctgggatcaagccctacttcgggctccctgctcaatggagagtctgcttctccctctccctctcctccttcccccttgcactctctccctctctccctctttctctcttaaccaataagaataaagaaaagagaattctttattctcaaataaagagaatttatttctttatttctaattatttctttatttgagaataaagagaatttatttatttctaattatttctttatttgagaataaagagaatttatttctttatttctaattatttctttatttgagaataaagagaatttatttctttatttctaattatttctttatttgagaataaagagaatttctttattctcaaataaagaaataaaataaagaagaagaagaatacaccaaagaggggtgcctgggtggctcagtcggttgggcgactggcttttcattttggcttgtgttgtgatctcagggtcctgggattgagtt
Above is a genomic segment from Canis lupus baileyi chromosome 7, mCanLup2.hap1, whole genome shotgun sequence containing:
- the PRSS35 gene encoding inactive serine protease 35 isoform X1, with the translated sequence MGAQYTHEFGQVPNYTEQGTRCRDRPETKEKKENKMENMLFCWMFFTLGWTLIDGSEMEQDFMWHLRKIPRVVSDRTFHLTSPTFEADAKMVLNRVCGIECQKELPAPSLSDLEDSLSYETVFENGTRTLTRVKIQDVVLEPTQNISMKGVSVRRKRQVYGTDSRFSILDKKFLTNFPFNTAVKLSTGCSGILISPSHVLTAAHCVHDGKDYIKGSKKLRVGLLKMRNKGGGKKRRGSKRSRREVNGGDQREGAKDNLERAKGGRRRKESGRGQRVAEGRPSFQWTRVKNTHIPKGWARGGKGDAALDYDYALLELKRAHKKKYMELGISPTIKKLPGGMIHFSGFDHDRADQLVYRFCSVSDESSDLLYQYCDAESGSTGSGVYLRLKEPDKKNWKRKIIAVYSGHQWVDVHGVQKDYNVAVRITPLKYAQICLWIHGDNANCTYG
- the PRSS35 gene encoding inactive serine protease 35 isoform X2, yielding MCPLNHGLLYRTKEKKENKMENMLFCWMFFTLGWTLIDGSEMEQDFMWHLRKIPRVVSDRTFHLTSPTFEADAKMVLNRVCGIECQKELPAPSLSDLEDSLSYETVFENGTRTLTRVKIQDVVLEPTQNISMKGVSVRRKRQVYGTDSRFSILDKKFLTNFPFNTAVKLSTGCSGILISPSHVLTAAHCVHDGKDYIKGSKKLRVGLLKMRNKGGGKKRRGSKRSRREVNGGDQREGAKDNLERAKGGRRRKESGRGQRVAEGRPSFQWTRVKNTHIPKGWARGGKGDAALDYDYALLELKRAHKKKYMELGISPTIKKLPGGMIHFSGFDHDRADQLVYRFCSVSDESSDLLYQYCDAESGSTGSGVYLRLKEPDKKNWKRKIIAVYSGHQWVDVHGVQKDYNVAVRITPLKYAQICLWIHGDNANCTYG
- the PRSS35 gene encoding inactive serine protease 35 isoform X3, with product MENMLFCWMFFTLGWTLIDGSEMEQDFMWHLRKIPRVVSDRTFHLTSPTFEADAKMVLNRVCGIECQKELPAPSLSDLEDSLSYETVFENGTRTLTRVKIQDVVLEPTQNISMKGVSVRRKRQVYGTDSRFSILDKKFLTNFPFNTAVKLSTGCSGILISPSHVLTAAHCVHDGKDYIKGSKKLRVGLLKMRNKGGGKKRRGSKRSRREVNGGDQREGAKDNLERAKGGRRRKESGRGQRVAEGRPSFQWTRVKNTHIPKGWARGGKGDAALDYDYALLELKRAHKKKYMELGISPTIKKLPGGMIHFSGFDHDRADQLVYRFCSVSDESSDLLYQYCDAESGSTGSGVYLRLKEPDKKNWKRKIIAVYSGHQWVDVHGVQKDYNVAVRITPLKYAQICLWIHGDNANCTYG